Proteins found in one Melioribacteraceae bacterium 4301-Me genomic segment:
- the dxs gene encoding 1-deoxy-D-xylulose-5-phosphate synthase, which translates to MDDKTKYEILFNVNDPADIRNLSLAELKTLCYEIRQYMIDVISKVGGHFGGGLGSVELTVALHKVFNTPHDLLIWDTGHQAYPHKILTGRRDKLYTIRQLNGISGFLKRSESQYDVFGAGHASTSISAALGIAVARDFKKEKRKVIAVIGDGAMTGGMAYEAMNNSGLIKTDLIVVLNDNKMSIAPNMWALSNYFTEMIAHPEYNKFKGAIWDLTGKLDDFGDRIRKVAARVQSGIKSIITPGMLFEALGFRYFGPINGHNLAQLIKIFEHVKDMHGPILIHTISEKGKGYKPAEGHEQKFHAATPFDKLTGKVFKKEGTLPSYTKIFGEALVEIAKINPKVVGITAAMPDGTGLDQLQNAFPNRFFDVGIAEEHAVTFSAGLATQGMIPVVAIYSTFLQRAFDQIIHDVALQKLHVVFVLDRAGLVGADGPTHHGAFDLSYLRLIPGIVIMSPKDESELRNMLFTAVNYDKGPIAIRYPRGSALGVPLTKDFFEIPIGKSERLLNGQDVALLAIGNMVDYSLKAAKKLLSEGISAEVINMRFVKPIDREMLDEVANKFDKIVTLEENTLIGGFGSAVLEYFAEKNYKNDVLKIGLPDNFVEHGTQQQLHELLEIDPNGIVKKVKSFCQNKTFRAEVSVK; encoded by the coding sequence ATGGATGATAAGACTAAGTATGAAATTTTGTTTAATGTTAACGACCCAGCCGATATAAGAAATTTAAGTCTCGCAGAATTGAAAACTCTCTGTTATGAAATTCGTCAATATATGATAGATGTAATTTCTAAAGTAGGCGGGCATTTTGGCGGTGGACTCGGTTCGGTTGAATTGACCGTTGCACTGCATAAAGTGTTTAATACACCGCACGACCTGTTAATCTGGGATACTGGTCACCAGGCTTACCCCCACAAAATTTTAACCGGTAGAAGAGATAAATTATATACCATTCGGCAGTTAAATGGAATCAGCGGTTTTTTAAAAAGGTCGGAAAGCCAATATGATGTTTTTGGTGCTGGTCATGCTTCTACTTCAATTTCAGCTGCTTTAGGAATTGCAGTTGCAAGAGACTTCAAAAAAGAAAAAAGAAAGGTAATTGCTGTAATAGGAGACGGCGCTATGACAGGGGGCATGGCTTACGAGGCTATGAACAATTCTGGACTTATCAAAACAGATTTGATAGTAGTTTTAAACGATAACAAAATGTCTATTGCTCCGAACATGTGGGCACTTTCTAATTACTTTACTGAAATGATTGCACACCCAGAATATAACAAATTTAAAGGTGCTATTTGGGATTTAACAGGTAAGCTTGATGATTTTGGCGATAGAATTAGGAAAGTAGCCGCAAGAGTTCAAAGTGGTATCAAGTCAATTATTACACCTGGAATGCTCTTCGAGGCGTTAGGATTTAGATACTTCGGTCCAATCAACGGGCATAATCTTGCTCAACTTATTAAAATATTTGAGCATGTTAAGGACATGCATGGACCAATATTAATTCACACAATTAGTGAAAAAGGTAAAGGATACAAACCGGCTGAAGGCCATGAACAAAAATTTCATGCTGCTACACCATTTGATAAATTAACTGGGAAGGTTTTCAAAAAAGAAGGAACATTGCCTTCCTATACTAAAATTTTTGGCGAAGCTTTGGTAGAAATAGCTAAGATTAATCCTAAAGTGGTTGGTATTACAGCTGCTATGCCAGATGGGACTGGCCTCGATCAACTTCAAAATGCTTTCCCAAACAGATTCTTTGATGTTGGCATTGCAGAAGAACATGCTGTTACTTTTTCTGCAGGACTTGCAACTCAAGGTATGATCCCAGTTGTTGCTATCTATTCTACTTTTCTACAGCGTGCATTTGATCAAATTATACACGATGTCGCTCTTCAAAAACTACATGTGGTTTTTGTATTGGATAGAGCTGGACTAGTGGGTGCAGATGGCCCTACGCATCACGGGGCTTTTGATTTGTCATATCTTAGATTAATTCCCGGCATTGTAATTATGTCCCCAAAAGATGAATCAGAGTTGAGAAACATGCTTTTTACTGCTGTTAATTACGATAAAGGACCAATAGCAATTAGATACCCACGCGGTTCTGCTTTAGGGGTGCCGTTAACAAAAGATTTTTTTGAAATACCGATTGGGAAAAGTGAAAGACTGCTTAATGGGCAAGATGTGGCCTTGCTTGCAATTGGAAATATGGTCGATTATTCGTTGAAAGCAGCTAAAAAATTATTGTCTGAAGGTATAAGTGCAGAGGTAATTAATATGCGATTTGTTAAGCCAATCGATAGGGAAATGTTAGATGAAGTGGCAAATAAGTTTGATAAAATTGTAACTCTTGAAGAAAACACATTAATAGGTGGTTTTGGCTCGGCAGTATTAGAGTATTTTGCGGAAAAAAATTATAAAAACGATGTATTAAAAATTGGCTTACCTGATAATTTTGTGGAACATGGTACCCAGCAGCAGCTTCATGAACTGTTGGAAATTGATCCAAATGGAATAGTAAAAAAGGTAAAGTCTTTTTGTCAAAATAAAACTTTTCGCGCAGAGGTTTCTGTTAAATGA
- the mdh gene encoding malate dehydrogenase, whose amino-acid sequence MPRKKIALIGGGQIGGVLTQLIANKQLGDVVLYDIVEDLPQGKSLDIAEAARVDGFDVNIVGTNDYKDIEGADLTIITAGLPRKPGMSRDDLLVTNANIIKTVSENVKKYAPNSIVIVISNPLDAMVTLCQKVTGFPHHRVFGQAGVLDSSRFATFIAWELGVSVKDVNAMVLGGHGDTMVPIVRYSNVNGIPVMELLERKYKDKTKAKEIMDAMVNRTKMAGGEVVKLLKTGSAFYSPAASAVAMAKSILLDEKRVLPTCAYLNGEFGVKGYYVGVPAVLGANGVEKVVEFTLDKEEQVMFDNSVNAVTKLVADMERLGF is encoded by the coding sequence TAATTGCTAACAAACAATTAGGCGATGTTGTTCTCTATGATATTGTTGAGGACCTACCCCAAGGTAAAAGCTTAGACATTGCCGAAGCGGCAAGAGTAGATGGATTTGATGTTAATATTGTGGGTACAAACGATTACAAAGATATTGAAGGCGCCGATTTAACAATTATTACTGCTGGATTACCAAGAAAACCCGGAATGAGCAGGGATGATTTGCTTGTTACTAATGCAAATATTATTAAAACAGTATCTGAAAATGTAAAAAAGTATGCACCAAATTCAATCGTAATTGTAATTTCAAATCCATTAGATGCAATGGTTACATTGTGCCAAAAAGTAACTGGTTTTCCTCATCATAGAGTTTTTGGTCAAGCGGGTGTACTTGATTCATCTCGTTTTGCAACTTTCATTGCATGGGAACTTGGTGTATCTGTTAAAGATGTCAATGCAATGGTTTTAGGCGGTCACGGTGACACTATGGTCCCAATTGTTAGATATTCAAACGTTAATGGTATACCTGTAATGGAACTTCTTGAAAGAAAATATAAAGATAAAACTAAGGCTAAAGAGATAATGGATGCTATGGTTAACAGAACTAAAATGGCAGGCGGAGAAGTAGTAAAGTTATTAAAAACTGGTTCGGCTTTTTATTCGCCCGCTGCTTCTGCAGTAGCGATGGCAAAGTCAATCTTACTTGATGAAAAGCGAGTTTTGCCAACTTGCGCATATCTCAACGGCGAATTTGGTGTTAAGGGTTATTATGTAGGTGTACCGGCTGTTCTTGGAGCAAACGGCGTAGAAAAAGTCGTAGAGTTTACACTCGATAAAGAAGAACAAGTAATGTTTGATAACTCTGTTAATGCAGTTACTAAATTAGTAGCTGATATGGAAAGATTGGGTTTTTAA
- a CDS encoding sensor histidine kinase produces the protein MAIVSKLWNKIKNNTTSSLSFIPEVLLAEAAIIIVTWFFIGNYISLTFFIIAFFLVNLITLYFLGEKRKSETNKIKTVINNIRQNKITSPNDIKLETYLNDLESEIKSMFFKMQNDIANMKKLEQVRTEFLGNVSHELRTPIFAIQGFIETLLNGAINDKRVNRQFLQKAYQHTTNLNNLLNDLIDISMIESGQMKMSFRYFDVKEYLEQIINELKPHAQKKNLELILHTIPKNYQLFGDKEKLKQVMTNLIMNAIRYTETGKIEVLVIDEQKKGRIIVKDTGIGIAEDSLGRVFERFYRVDKDRSRSQGGTGLGLAIVKHIVEAHGSKVEVKSEVGKGSEFSFTLKK, from the coding sequence TTGGCTATCGTTTCAAAATTATGGAATAAAATTAAAAATAATACAACTAGTTCACTATCCTTCATTCCTGAAGTTCTGCTTGCCGAAGCTGCTATAATTATAGTTACTTGGTTTTTCATCGGTAATTATATAAGTCTAACTTTTTTTATAATAGCTTTTTTCTTAGTTAATCTTATCACTCTTTATTTTTTGGGTGAAAAAAGAAAATCAGAAACAAACAAAATTAAAACGGTTATTAATAATATTAGACAAAATAAAATTACTTCACCTAACGATATAAAGTTAGAAACTTATCTCAATGACTTAGAGAGTGAAATAAAATCAATGTTTTTTAAAATGCAAAATGATATTGCCAATATGAAAAAACTAGAACAAGTAAGAACGGAATTCTTAGGAAATGTTTCTCATGAACTAAGAACCCCTATTTTTGCTATTCAAGGATTTATTGAAACTTTGTTAAACGGAGCGATTAACGATAAAAGGGTAAATCGCCAGTTTCTTCAAAAAGCTTATCAGCACACAACTAATTTAAATAATTTGCTTAATGACTTGATTGATATTTCTATGATAGAGTCTGGACAAATGAAAATGAGTTTCAGGTATTTTGATGTAAAAGAATATCTTGAACAAATCATAAATGAACTAAAACCACATGCACAAAAGAAAAATCTTGAACTAATTTTACACACAATACCTAAGAACTACCAATTATTTGGTGATAAGGAAAAACTTAAACAGGTCATGACGAACTTAATAATGAATGCGATACGTTATACCGAAACCGGCAAAATTGAAGTTTTAGTTATTGATGAACAAAAAAAAGGCAGAATAATAGTAAAAGATACAGGAATTGGTATAGCTGAGGATTCTTTGGGTAGAGTATTTGAGCGCTTTTATCGTGTTGACAAAGATAGGTCACGTTCACAGGGCGGCACTGGTTTAGGACTTGCAATTGTTAAACATATCGTTGAGGCTCATGGATCAAAAGTTGAAGTTAAAAGCGAGGTCGGTAAAGGTAGTGAGTTTTCATTTACATTAAAAAAATAG
- the xseB gene encoding exodeoxyribonuclease VII small subunit has protein sequence MNKKKENSFENSIKRLEEISNALENEDISLDESIKLYEEGIKLAKYCYETLRQAELKITELKKEINNTLNQQENN, from the coding sequence ATGAACAAGAAAAAAGAAAATTCTTTTGAAAATTCTATTAAAAGACTTGAGGAAATTTCTAATGCCTTAGAAAATGAAGATATTAGCCTTGATGAATCAATTAAGCTATATGAAGAAGGAATCAAATTAGCTAAATATTGTTACGAAACTTTAAGACAAGCTGAATTAAAAATTACTGAACTTAAAAAGGAAATTAATAATACCTTAAATCAACAAGAAAATAATTAA
- a CDS encoding Gfo/Idh/MocA family protein, with product MTTKTNIGIIGLGGIAQLVHLPILSKIKDVNILAVSEINKSRLNTVSEKFGILKKFTDYREMLAVPELDAVIIATPTDTHVDIITDCVKANKSILVEKPMVRSYEEAELVRNLLLNSNITFMVGMNLRYRPDAMLLKSLLNSGELGDLFFIKCSWLRKQSSDQQWFLNKSKSGGGVIIDLGIVLIDLALWLNNFIPVESVSAQSFHHHTTDVEDSAVGFIRMKNLAVMTFEVSWSLHSEVDSFSLTVYGTKGTAQLNPFKAYRKIESTEIDYTPAKILNTQSLFKKSYENELKHFIGAVKGNNPVNSTADEALLRMKLVKSLYESADKREEIKLM from the coding sequence ATGACCACAAAAACAAATATTGGTATAATTGGTTTAGGAGGTATAGCTCAGCTCGTTCATTTGCCTATCCTATCTAAAATTAAAGATGTTAATATACTGGCTGTATCCGAAATTAATAAAAGTCGACTTAATACAGTTTCAGAAAAATTTGGAATACTGAAAAAATTTACTGATTACAGAGAGATGCTTGCTGTCCCAGAACTAGACGCAGTTATAATTGCTACACCTACTGATACTCATGTTGATATAATTACTGATTGTGTAAAAGCAAATAAGAGCATCTTAGTTGAAAAACCTATGGTGCGTAGCTATGAAGAAGCTGAATTGGTTCGTAACTTGTTATTAAATAGTAATATAACTTTTATGGTGGGTATGAACCTTCGCTACAGACCCGATGCAATGCTACTTAAAAGCTTGCTTAATAGCGGAGAATTAGGTGATTTGTTTTTTATTAAATGTAGCTGGCTACGTAAACAAAGCAGCGACCAGCAATGGTTCTTAAATAAAAGTAAATCGGGTGGAGGTGTGATAATCGATCTCGGCATTGTTCTAATCGATTTAGCTTTATGGTTAAATAATTTTATTCCAGTTGAAAGCGTCTCAGCACAGTCTTTCCATCACCATACAACAGATGTTGAAGATTCTGCAGTTGGCTTTATTAGAATGAAAAACCTTGCGGTGATGACTTTTGAAGTGAGTTGGTCATTACATTCTGAAGTCGATAGTTTTTCTTTAACGGTTTATGGTACTAAGGGGACTGCCCAATTGAATCCATTTAAAGCTTACAGAAAAATTGAATCTACTGAAATTGATTATACGCCAGCTAAGATTCTTAATACCCAAAGTTTATTTAAGAAGTCTTATGAAAATGAATTAAAACATTTCATCGGTGCAGTTAAAGGAAATAACCCTGTTAATTCTACTGCTGATGAAGCACTACTAAGAATGAAATTAGTTAAAAGCCTTTATGAATCAGCTGATAAAAGAGAAGAAATTAAATTAATGTAA
- a CDS encoding response regulator transcription factor, whose amino-acid sequence MSTKILLVDDEKDIVEFLTYNLELEGFKVITAYNGIEALQKISELTATRDEKLDLIILDVLMPKMNGYETCERIKQIEEFKNIPVIFLTAKSSETDEIHGLNIGANDFIQKPISTKKLIARIKANLRKNDSVPSGSYSNVITIGPLYIDKEKFIAKVDGEKIFLPKKEFEILVYFASNPGKVFSRDKILSDIWGNDIFVVERTIDVHVRKIREKLGKYSDLIETIKGVGYRFKIME is encoded by the coding sequence ATGAGTACAAAAATTTTATTGGTAGATGACGAAAAAGATATTGTTGAATTTCTTACTTATAATCTTGAATTGGAGGGTTTTAAGGTAATAACTGCATATAACGGCATTGAGGCACTGCAAAAAATTTCAGAATTAACTGCTACGCGAGATGAAAAACTAGATTTAATAATTTTAGATGTGTTAATGCCTAAAATGAATGGTTACGAAACATGTGAAAGAATTAAACAAATTGAAGAATTTAAAAATATACCCGTAATATTTCTTACCGCTAAATCGTCAGAAACAGATGAAATACACGGATTGAACATAGGTGCCAACGATTTTATTCAAAAACCAATCTCCACAAAAAAGTTAATTGCTAGAATTAAAGCTAACTTGAGAAAAAATGATAGTGTTCCTTCGGGTTCTTACTCAAATGTAATTACTATAGGGCCATTATATATCGACAAAGAAAAGTTTATTGCTAAGGTGGATGGAGAAAAGATTTTTCTACCTAAAAAAGAATTTGAAATACTTGTTTATTTTGCATCTAATCCGGGAAAAGTTTTTAGCAGAGACAAAATACTTTCTGACATATGGGGAAATGATATATTTGTTGTTGAAAGAACAATTGATGTGCATGTAAGAAAGATACGTGAAAAGCTTGGTAAATATTCTGATTTAATCGAAACTATTAAAGGTGTTGGCTATCGTTTCAAAATTATGGAATAA
- a CDS encoding DNA methyltransferase gives MINKRENKLNDLSGKEWIKFTKSWFIHRPPRRKEEEMLHPAKFPESLIEEFISFFTKKGEWVLDPFLGTGSTLLAAGNLGRNAVGIELKKNYYKTSLKRIKKNNYSTKLLAINGDSRELKFLLEKNNLRNIKFNYAITSPPYWNQLNRNSIRQKEREKKGLETKYSSSKKDISNIATYEDFIEVQSKIFDNVYDLMEVGGYLTIITNNVYTNGKLYPLAFDTAIALTKRGNKSWVLKDEKIWLQDDKKLIALGIYNAWVGNRHHQYCLIFRKENE, from the coding sequence ATGATAAACAAAAGAGAAAATAAACTAAATGACCTAAGCGGTAAAGAGTGGATTAAATTCACTAAATCTTGGTTTATTCATCGACCGCCGCGCAGAAAAGAAGAGGAAATGTTGCATCCAGCAAAGTTCCCGGAATCTTTAATTGAGGAGTTTATTTCTTTTTTTACAAAAAAAGGTGAGTGGGTATTAGATCCTTTTCTTGGTACAGGAAGTACATTATTAGCTGCTGGAAACCTTGGTAGAAATGCAGTAGGTATAGAATTAAAAAAAAATTATTACAAAACATCCTTAAAGAGAATTAAAAAAAACAATTATTCTACAAAATTATTGGCGATTAATGGTGATTCCAGAGAGTTAAAATTTCTTTTAGAGAAGAATAATTTGCGAAATATAAAATTTAACTATGCAATAACATCACCTCCTTATTGGAATCAATTAAACAGAAATTCAATAAGACAAAAAGAAAGAGAGAAAAAAGGTTTGGAAACTAAATATTCTTCCAGTAAAAAAGACATTTCAAACATTGCCACTTATGAAGACTTTATTGAAGTTCAATCAAAGATTTTTGATAACGTATATGATTTAATGGAAGTTGGCGGTTATTTGACTATTATAACCAACAATGTATATACAAATGGCAAGTTGTATCCATTAGCTTTTGATACTGCAATTGCTCTAACCAAAAGGGGTAACAAAAGTTGGGTCTTGAAGGATGAAAAAATTTGGTTGCAGGATGATAAAAAATTAATTGCTTTAGGAATTTACAATGCATGGGTTGGTAACAGACATCATCAGTATTGTTTAATATTTCGTAAAGAAAATGAATAA
- the rplU gene encoding 50S ribosomal protein L21, with protein MFAVVDIAGQQIKVTENAKYYVPKLNANVESEVVFDSVLLLNDDKSTKIGTPFIGGVKVHAKILEHLKDDKVIVFKKKRRISYKKTRGHRQSLTRIEITKIV; from the coding sequence ATGTTTGCTGTTGTTGATATAGCTGGTCAACAGATTAAGGTTACGGAAAATGCTAAATATTACGTGCCAAAGTTAAATGCAAATGTCGAATCAGAAGTAGTGTTTGATAGTGTATTGCTGTTAAATGATGATAAATCTACAAAAATTGGTACGCCGTTTATCGGTGGTGTTAAAGTTCATGCAAAGATTTTAGAACACTTGAAAGATGATAAAGTAATTGTTTTTAAGAAAAAAAGAAGAATTTCTTATAAAAAAACGCGAGGTCACAGGCAATCTTTGACTCGCATTGAAATTACAAAGATTGTTTAA
- the rpmA gene encoding 50S ribosomal protein L27, whose translation MAHKKGQGSSRNGRDSNPQYLGVKTFGGEYVTAGSILVRQRGTKFHPGLNVKKAGDDTLFAIKDGYVKFEVKKNNRKFISVRESIN comes from the coding sequence ATGGCACATAAAAAAGGTCAAGGTTCTTCTAGAAATGGCAGGGATAGCAATCCCCAATATTTAGGTGTTAAGACTTTCGGTGGGGAGTATGTAACAGCTGGTTCCATTTTGGTAAGACAGCGAGGTACTAAGTTTCATCCTGGACTTAATGTTAAAAAAGCCGGCGACGATACTCTTTTTGCAATTAAAGATGGTTATGTAAAGTTCGAGGTAAAAAAGAATAATAGAAAGTTTATTAGTGTTAGAGAATCGATTAATTAG
- the xseA gene encoding exodeoxyribonuclease VII large subunit, whose translation MNNEENILSVSQITALIKAVLEENFDEIFVVGEISNFKAHVSGHWYFTLKDSNAQINCTMWRNLNNYVFFTPQDGIKVIVKGRLTVYPPRGSYQIEVHSMRPAGEGELQAAFEKLKRKLAEEGLFDQQFKKPIPKFPQKIGIVTAIDGAAFRDMISVAKRRYPLVELVIASCRVQGEGAAKEIVESIELLNKQEGIDTIIVGRGGGSLEDLWAFNEEIVARAIFASKIPVISAVGHEIDFTISDFVADLRAPTPSAAMELATPNQEELFAFINDFLYYFNERIFEITADYKDKIEHLIKSYGFRLPQDLIKNKIQFMDNLFYRFQNLADSKLSLARNKIVLLEQKLENYNFEKTLKRGFTLVKQNGQYVPRLKKLIEKKPITIKFFDGEIKV comes from the coding sequence ATGAATAACGAAGAGAACATACTTTCCGTTAGCCAAATAACAGCGCTAATTAAAGCAGTCTTGGAAGAAAATTTTGATGAGATTTTTGTTGTTGGTGAAATCTCAAACTTTAAAGCACATGTTTCTGGGCATTGGTATTTTACTCTAAAAGATTCTAATGCACAGATAAATTGTACTATGTGGCGCAATTTAAATAACTATGTATTCTTCACACCTCAAGATGGCATTAAAGTAATAGTTAAAGGCAGACTCACAGTTTATCCGCCTCGTGGGTCTTATCAAATTGAAGTTCACAGTATGCGGCCTGCTGGTGAAGGAGAATTGCAAGCAGCATTTGAAAAATTAAAACGCAAGCTTGCTGAAGAGGGTCTGTTTGACCAGCAATTCAAAAAACCAATACCAAAATTTCCTCAGAAAATTGGTATTGTTACTGCAATTGATGGAGCTGCTTTTAGAGATATGATAAGTGTTGCAAAAAGAAGATACCCATTAGTTGAATTGGTCATTGCTTCATGTAGAGTGCAAGGAGAAGGGGCAGCAAAAGAAATTGTTGAATCGATAGAACTCTTAAATAAGCAAGAAGGTATCGACACTATAATTGTAGGTAGAGGCGGCGGCTCGTTAGAAGACCTTTGGGCTTTTAACGAGGAAATTGTAGCACGCGCAATATTTGCATCAAAAATACCTGTTATTAGCGCAGTTGGACATGAAATAGATTTTACAATTTCAGATTTTGTTGCCGACCTGCGTGCACCAACCCCATCTGCTGCTATGGAATTAGCAACTCCAAATCAAGAAGAGCTCTTTGCCTTTATTAATGATTTTTTATATTATTTCAATGAAAGAATTTTTGAAATTACTGCTGATTATAAAGATAAAATCGAGCATTTAATCAAATCTTACGGTTTTCGTCTTCCCCAAGATTTAATTAAAAATAAAATCCAATTTATGGATAATTTGTTCTACCGATTTCAAAATCTTGCAGATTCAAAATTGAGCCTTGCAAGAAATAAAATTGTGCTTTTAGAACAGAAACTTGAAAATTATAATTTCGAGAAAACACTAAAAAGGGGTTTTACATTAGTTAAACAAAATGGTCAATACGTCCCGCGCTTGAAAAAGCTGATAGAGAAAAAACCAATAACTATAAAATTCTTTGATGGTGAAATAAAGGTATGA